The following coding sequences lie in one Thalassoglobus polymorphus genomic window:
- a CDS encoding EVE domain-containing protein — protein MAKKASKKKQYWLFKSEPNSYSIDDLEKDKNQTTCWDGVRNYQARNLLRDDIKVGDQVFFYHSNAKPMAIVGTAEVVKAGYPDHTAFDKNDHHYDEKSDPENPRWYMVDIKLIQKFEKPVTREELKAEEKIADMMLLQRGSRLSVQPVTAAHWKHIHKLAGAKA, from the coding sequence ATGGCGAAAAAAGCTTCAAAGAAGAAACAATACTGGTTGTTTAAATCAGAGCCGAATTCCTACTCGATCGACGATCTCGAAAAAGACAAAAATCAGACCACCTGCTGGGATGGCGTTCGCAATTACCAGGCGCGAAACCTTCTTCGGGACGACATCAAAGTCGGCGATCAGGTCTTCTTCTACCACAGCAACGCCAAGCCCATGGCAATCGTTGGGACCGCTGAAGTCGTTAAAGCGGGCTACCCTGACCATACCGCCTTCGACAAAAACGACCATCACTATGATGAAAAAAGCGATCCCGAAAACCCCAGATGGTATATGGTGGATATCAAACTCATTCAAAAATTCGAGAAACCTGTCACCAGAGAGGAACTCAAAGCAGAAGAGAAAATCGCCGATATGATGCTGCTTCAACGTGGTTCGCGCCTGTCCGTTCAACCGGTCACTGCGGCACACTGGAAGCACATCCACAAGCTCGCCGGGGCGAAAGCTTAG
- a CDS encoding MFS transporter encodes MSKTRKAGLFLVFVTVFIDLLGFGIVMPLLPRYGRHFQASGLQLGLLMASFSAMQFIFAPIWGRISDRIGRRPVLIIGLVGSTISYALFGYATSLGSEGTLLGMSALTWLFITRIGAGIGGATIATAQAYIADVTGPEDRAKGMALIGAAFGIGFTFGPLIGAGFVSADPVVNLSNDQFAVLQRYEEGGSIDDVVVEIKEIAPLTGDDEALLRSVMSDPDVEVNPTPSAAPGYVAAVLSAIALIFAIFILPESLTPESKSVARNWLNVGQFTRLMSSKTIAIILIGIFISTFAFAQFESALSLLTRRMGMAPRYNFYVFAYIGFVLTLSQGVLVRRLVPKLGEYKMAVSGAVLMTIGLALIGLSGSWDSTAALYWVLPLSVIGFSFVTPSLQSLLSRLASDDQQGEVLGVGQSLSSLARILGPMVGLTLEETYPFGPYWTGAGVMLVSGLLFLMLRTAVSGETKPEVEQQAS; translated from the coding sequence GTGTCTAAAACTCGCAAAGCAGGTTTGTTTCTGGTTTTCGTGACGGTCTTTATCGACCTTCTCGGGTTCGGGATCGTCATGCCGTTGTTGCCGCGATATGGGCGGCATTTTCAGGCCAGCGGATTGCAGCTCGGTCTGTTGATGGCCTCTTTCTCAGCGATGCAGTTCATTTTTGCTCCGATCTGGGGCCGCATTTCCGATCGAATTGGACGTCGACCGGTGTTGATTATCGGCCTGGTTGGTTCAACGATTTCCTATGCGTTGTTTGGGTACGCAACTTCGCTCGGCAGCGAGGGGACTCTCTTAGGGATGAGTGCCTTAACTTGGTTGTTTATCACCAGAATTGGAGCCGGGATCGGCGGAGCGACAATTGCCACCGCTCAAGCGTATATCGCGGATGTCACAGGACCAGAGGATCGTGCGAAGGGAATGGCACTCATTGGAGCCGCGTTTGGGATCGGGTTCACATTTGGTCCGCTCATTGGTGCCGGATTCGTCTCAGCTGACCCGGTTGTGAACTTGTCGAATGATCAATTTGCCGTTCTTCAGCGATATGAAGAGGGTGGTTCAATTGATGATGTGGTCGTCGAGATCAAAGAGATCGCTCCGTTGACAGGTGACGACGAAGCCTTGCTGCGGAGTGTGATGTCCGATCCTGACGTCGAAGTGAATCCGACTCCAAGTGCCGCGCCGGGATACGTCGCTGCGGTCCTTTCAGCGATTGCTCTGATTTTTGCAATCTTCATACTGCCGGAGTCATTGACTCCAGAGTCGAAGTCCGTAGCGAGGAATTGGTTGAACGTCGGGCAGTTCACACGATTGATGAGTTCAAAAACGATCGCGATTATTTTGATCGGGATTTTCATTTCAACATTTGCCTTCGCCCAGTTTGAGAGTGCGTTGTCATTGCTGACTCGCCGCATGGGGATGGCTCCTCGATATAACTTCTATGTCTTTGCCTATATCGGATTCGTGCTGACACTCAGCCAGGGAGTCTTGGTTCGTCGGCTGGTTCCGAAGCTTGGTGAATACAAGATGGCCGTTAGCGGTGCGGTTCTCATGACCATCGGTCTGGCACTGATTGGTCTGTCAGGATCGTGGGACTCAACGGCTGCTCTTTACTGGGTTTTACCGCTGAGCGTCATTGGGTTTTCGTTTGTCACACCGTCGCTGCAGTCGCTGTTGTCTCGATTAGCATCCGATGATCAACAGGGAGAAGTCCTTGGTGTCGGACAGAGCTTGTCGTCACTTGCCCGGATTCTTGGCCCGATGGTTGGGTTGACGCTCGAAGAAACATATCCATTCGGACCTTACTGGACCGGAGCGGGCGTGATGCTGGTGAGCGGCCTGCTATTCTTGATGCTGCGGACAGCCGTCTCTGGGGAAACGAAACCAGAAGTTGAACAGCAGGCAAGCTAA
- a CDS encoding TIGR01777 family oxidoreductase — protein sequence MKIYITGASGLLGQKLVPMLENSGHQVIKMTRSEPADANEIQWDPLAESMEESLLKGCDVLVHLAGENIGEGRWTEAKKRRIRESRIQSTDLLARTIANMDDTPQAMIVASAIGFYGDRGDDVLTESSAAGTGFLPEVCKDWELAAKPARDAGIRTVHVRTGLVLSKDGGALQAMLTPFKLCVGGIMGDGKQYWSWISLEDIARLFHFAIENENISGPVNGTSPNSCTNREFTKTLGKVLSRPTIFPMPKFAVKLVLGEMGEALILPSANAIPEVATSNGFQFNHPNLEEALQAALKK from the coding sequence ATGAAGATATACATCACAGGTGCCAGCGGACTTCTCGGACAGAAGCTCGTTCCAATGCTCGAAAACAGCGGTCATCAGGTCATCAAAATGACTCGGAGCGAACCGGCTGACGCGAATGAAATTCAATGGGACCCTCTTGCAGAATCGATGGAGGAATCGTTGCTGAAAGGTTGCGATGTCCTCGTTCATCTTGCGGGCGAAAACATTGGTGAAGGCCGCTGGACCGAGGCCAAAAAACGTCGCATCCGCGAGAGCCGAATTCAATCGACGGACTTACTCGCCCGCACAATCGCCAACATGGACGATACTCCACAAGCGATGATTGTCGCTTCGGCAATCGGCTTTTACGGTGACCGTGGAGATGATGTTCTGACCGAATCCTCAGCGGCTGGAACCGGTTTTCTTCCAGAAGTCTGCAAAGATTGGGAACTCGCAGCCAAGCCGGCACGTGATGCTGGCATCCGCACAGTTCACGTCCGCACAGGGCTTGTTTTGTCGAAAGATGGGGGAGCACTCCAGGCGATGCTCACTCCCTTCAAGTTGTGCGTCGGCGGAATCATGGGAGATGGAAAACAATACTGGAGCTGGATTTCTCTGGAAGATATCGCTCGACTGTTTCACTTTGCCATCGAAAATGAAAACATCTCCGGTCCGGTCAATGGGACCTCTCCGAACTCTTGCACCAATCGCGAGTTCACGAAAACGTTAGGGAAAGTCCTTTCACGCCCGACCATTTTCCCGATGCCAAAATTTGCAGTCAAACTCGTTCTCGGTGAAATGGGCGAAGCTCTCATCCTCCCTAGCGCGAACGCAATCCCGGAAGTCGCAACGTCAAACGGATTTCAATTCAATCATCCGAATCTTGAAGAGGCACTTCAGGCGGCTCTGAAAAAATAA
- a CDS encoding tetratricopeptide repeat protein: protein MKPTNRLILFSLCLTMGCRTADTSSFSLKSLPFGSKSSKAEMTEEEIEENSRKFVENVKKKAARTEQEAEASIKLGQQEIIAWYQDEDDRHISKARKHFQKSLELQPTQNVEAHHGLAVVADLEKNFKEAEKQYQYALAQAPSDSKILGNLGYSYLLQNRLAESERYLLRSTQVDPTNTDAVKHLGDVYAAQGRPGEAQATYSKIMSSEAARQLASEQVKPTPEKQEESLLGKLMPGHQQQQQQVNSETNPKQPSIAELQNRAAMSRVQQPTREEFSGLPSIRPDMQHQSHSQLNPEQRLKDELAAIDRERYQNHQGSAISMNSSTGAIERSSLGSQQTRSPQPLNAREQYAQNFQQQQSGASRQAYGGNGNRQQGTALFIGREGEISNLPNQQQVVRQQQQVVRQSPTQLPQISSGQSVNSDFNPQQPPENSRFPAGPISQSQYLTQQNASHDPLQKPWSGTSTPEQQHNAQTNRAQQVGYHPQNSAAQLNETRNLGYEYPTNDQSVATPSTSAQIYSGRRNVTATPNGNPEGAPATLRQPSQQYSNPAQQFNNHPEQFNHSNQYQNPPRHQPSPNNINSPKEPSSRNAFEEASLEAARMGMGLGPGSMFPTMNQTAPQQQPGANSRWNGSSYSQPNRVLPTDMAPLDLQQAFDRPAVNSMGQQVPTSEVTNRPEQFGTASRYDAHLQQQNHQTPGQQQQLLQQQRRQQQQMEQQLGQQRMPASQQLNQQMQGAWNQRQMNLHTPAPNAPALRSPAEHGGMLPYETTSDNKPERPQGQQQFQEQQQEQQYQPQPQSQQNFSAQRPLNQNFYGQVQDRSSGENRGTQQIPGAAASNQNYIEPPPYHSSLNQSNQTNPYQQQPIIQSGYQETRPSQNEPASRSYNPPHPSSYGQLPAIVPGEKQTTTLP, encoded by the coding sequence ATGAAACCGACAAACAGACTCATTCTGTTTTCACTTTGTCTGACGATGGGCTGTCGGACAGCGGACACGAGTTCATTCTCCCTGAAGTCACTCCCTTTCGGCTCGAAATCGTCGAAGGCAGAGATGACTGAAGAGGAGATCGAGGAGAACTCACGCAAATTTGTCGAAAACGTCAAAAAGAAAGCTGCAAGAACTGAACAGGAAGCTGAAGCGAGCATCAAGCTAGGGCAGCAGGAAATCATTGCCTGGTATCAGGACGAAGATGATCGTCACATATCGAAAGCGCGAAAACATTTCCAGAAGTCTCTCGAACTTCAGCCGACACAAAATGTTGAAGCTCATCATGGATTGGCGGTTGTGGCTGATCTTGAAAAGAACTTCAAAGAGGCTGAGAAACAGTATCAGTACGCATTGGCTCAAGCCCCCAGCGATTCCAAAATTCTCGGCAACTTAGGTTATTCCTACCTCCTTCAAAATCGACTCGCGGAAAGTGAGCGATATCTTCTTCGATCGACTCAGGTCGATCCAACCAATACCGATGCCGTCAAACATTTAGGCGATGTCTATGCCGCTCAAGGCCGACCGGGTGAAGCACAGGCCACCTACAGCAAGATCATGAGTTCGGAAGCGGCGCGACAACTCGCCAGTGAACAGGTCAAGCCGACCCCAGAGAAACAAGAAGAGTCGCTTCTCGGGAAATTGATGCCTGGACATCAGCAGCAACAGCAGCAGGTCAACTCTGAAACCAATCCGAAACAACCAAGCATCGCAGAGTTGCAAAACAGAGCTGCCATGAGCAGAGTTCAACAACCGACCCGTGAAGAATTCTCCGGCCTGCCCAGTATCCGCCCCGACATGCAACACCAATCACACAGTCAGCTCAACCCTGAGCAACGACTCAAAGATGAATTGGCTGCGATTGATCGTGAGCGATACCAGAACCACCAGGGCTCAGCGATTTCGATGAACAGCTCCACCGGAGCCATCGAACGATCCTCGCTTGGATCACAACAAACTCGCTCGCCCCAACCGCTCAACGCTAGAGAGCAATACGCACAAAACTTCCAGCAGCAGCAGTCTGGTGCCTCACGACAGGCCTATGGAGGCAACGGGAACCGACAGCAGGGAACTGCTCTGTTCATCGGTCGTGAAGGGGAAATCTCAAACCTTCCCAACCAACAGCAAGTGGTGAGACAACAGCAACAAGTTGTGCGACAGTCTCCCACTCAACTCCCTCAAATCTCTTCTGGGCAATCGGTCAATTCCGATTTCAATCCGCAACAACCTCCAGAGAACAGCCGCTTTCCAGCAGGCCCGATCTCACAATCTCAATACCTCACTCAACAAAACGCCTCCCACGACCCGCTGCAAAAACCGTGGAGCGGTACATCAACACCAGAGCAACAACACAACGCGCAGACCAACCGCGCACAGCAGGTCGGATACCACCCACAAAACTCTGCTGCACAGCTGAATGAGACGCGTAATCTCGGATACGAATATCCGACCAACGACCAATCAGTTGCAACGCCATCGACCTCCGCACAAATTTATTCAGGTCGAAGAAACGTCACTGCAACTCCCAACGGAAATCCAGAGGGAGCCCCAGCAACATTACGGCAACCGTCGCAGCAGTACAGTAATCCAGCGCAACAATTCAACAATCATCCTGAGCAGTTCAATCACTCGAACCAGTATCAAAACCCGCCCCGACACCAACCTTCGCCAAACAACATCAACTCACCAAAAGAGCCAAGCAGTCGAAACGCATTTGAGGAAGCGAGCCTCGAAGCAGCCCGCATGGGAATGGGTCTCGGACCGGGATCGATGTTCCCCACAATGAACCAAACTGCTCCACAGCAACAGCCCGGAGCGAATTCACGATGGAACGGGAGCAGCTACTCGCAACCGAACCGCGTCCTCCCGACCGACATGGCTCCGCTCGATCTTCAGCAAGCTTTCGACAGACCAGCTGTGAACTCCATGGGACAACAAGTTCCCACTTCAGAAGTCACCAACAGACCGGAACAATTCGGGACAGCCTCTCGGTACGATGCGCATCTTCAGCAACAAAATCATCAAACGCCGGGACAACAGCAGCAGCTCCTTCAACAACAAAGAAGGCAGCAACAGCAAATGGAGCAGCAACTTGGTCAACAAAGAATGCCTGCCAGTCAGCAGTTGAACCAACAGATGCAGGGAGCATGGAACCAACGGCAGATGAACCTCCATACGCCTGCTCCGAATGCCCCTGCCTTACGCTCTCCTGCAGAACATGGTGGAATGCTCCCTTACGAAACAACCTCAGACAACAAGCCTGAGCGTCCACAGGGGCAGCAGCAATTTCAAGAGCAACAGCAAGAACAGCAATACCAGCCACAGCCGCAGTCACAACAAAACTTCTCAGCTCAGCGGCCTCTCAATCAGAATTTCTACGGACAGGTCCAGGATCGCAGTTCCGGAGAAAATCGTGGAACACAACAGATACCAGGGGCAGCAGCTTCGAACCAGAACTATATCGAACCACCTCCTTACCACTCATCTTTGAATCAGTCGAATCAGACAAATCCTTACCAGCAGCAACCGATCATCCAGAGTGGCTATCAGGAGACTCGCCCAAGCCAAAACGAGCCAGCTTCAAGAAGCTACAACCCTCCGCATCCATCCTCCTATGGTCAGCTCCCTGCGATTGTCCCGGGAGAAAAACAGACGACGACACTCCCGTAA
- a CDS encoding efflux RND transporter periplasmic adaptor subunit, which yields MVFLNWFGRVLFGCCAIAAAWSVWYVIYLQSHAAIAEGEKPKPEQVIAVEVVAAQQDMIEERIELVGNLLPVAQTEIRSRVDGYIVELPFDVGDRVSSSQTLCRIDDSGQLEALDKAKATLKAAEAQLRVQESQYRFTQKSVEREERLASRGAGTDEQLETAYSNNEIALAQVELEQARVAEAKADVNVLEIGLEDFSLSTPISGYVASRMVDIGDLAKPDVPLMQIVDLETVKTTVNIIEKDYQKVAVGQAAMVTVDAYPERTFVGEVKRISPVLDQDTRTVSAQIEIKNQDSLLKPGMYARVSLNSEKVKSSVIVPLSAVLEINGRQAVYLVDAAGKTELRQVRLGSSDGLVTEVLEGVEAGENVITLGNRLVKPGQLVNAEQQQQPWGLDERALSSGMEPSAAPIGDPAGDLVTDPPIDPTADSAPLAGE from the coding sequence ATGGTTTTCCTGAACTGGTTCGGCCGTGTCCTATTCGGCTGCTGTGCAATCGCTGCCGCCTGGAGTGTGTGGTATGTGATTTATCTGCAATCTCATGCTGCAATTGCAGAGGGCGAGAAGCCAAAACCAGAACAGGTGATCGCTGTCGAAGTGGTCGCTGCTCAGCAGGACATGATTGAAGAACGCATTGAACTCGTCGGAAACTTGCTCCCCGTCGCTCAAACAGAAATTCGCTCTCGGGTGGATGGATATATTGTCGAACTCCCTTTCGATGTTGGAGACCGCGTCTCCAGTTCTCAAACGCTTTGCCGTATTGATGACTCGGGTCAGCTGGAAGCACTCGATAAAGCGAAAGCAACTCTGAAAGCAGCGGAAGCTCAATTACGTGTTCAAGAGTCTCAGTACCGATTCACACAAAAAAGTGTTGAGCGGGAAGAGCGACTTGCCTCACGAGGAGCTGGAACGGATGAGCAACTCGAGACCGCTTACTCGAACAACGAAATCGCTCTGGCCCAAGTCGAACTGGAACAGGCTCGCGTCGCTGAAGCGAAAGCAGATGTGAACGTTTTGGAAATCGGGCTGGAAGATTTTAGTCTCTCGACACCGATCTCTGGATATGTGGCTTCACGAATGGTCGATATCGGCGACTTGGCAAAGCCGGATGTCCCGTTGATGCAAATTGTTGATCTGGAGACGGTCAAGACGACCGTCAATATCATCGAAAAAGACTATCAGAAAGTCGCAGTCGGGCAGGCTGCGATGGTGACTGTCGATGCCTATCCTGAACGGACATTTGTTGGCGAGGTAAAACGTATCTCTCCAGTGCTGGATCAGGACACACGCACAGTTTCTGCTCAAATTGAAATCAAGAATCAGGATTCGTTATTGAAGCCGGGGATGTATGCGAGAGTCTCGCTGAATTCAGAAAAGGTTAAGTCGAGCGTGATTGTACCATTGTCAGCGGTGTTGGAAATCAACGGGCGCCAGGCGGTTTATCTCGTCGACGCTGCTGGTAAGACTGAGTTACGGCAAGTTCGCCTCGGCTCCAGCGATGGTTTGGTGACAGAAGTCTTGGAGGGGGTTGAAGCTGGCGAAAACGTCATTACGCTTGGGAATCGGCTCGTCAAGCCAGGGCAGCTGGTCAATGCAGAGCAACAGCAGCAGCCCTGGGGACTTGATGAACGAGCGCTTTCAAGTGGAATGGAACCGTCAGCGGCTCCAATCGGTGATCCTGCAGGTGATCTCGTCACAGATCCACCAATCGACCCAACTGCAGACAGTGCTCCACTGGCTGGTGAATAA
- a CDS encoding efflux RND transporter permease subunit, whose protein sequence is MNLPRLAVHRPVSTMMASIIVALLGWVSLTELSVDLMPDLEFPTVTVTTLYPGAGPEEVETLITRPLEQVLSSVSGFERLTSRSLEGSSSVRVQFKWGADLDVAVDEMRQAIDKIRQAFPDDVEMPYLRRYDANGSPIIYLSLNSELEVTKLTQFAERAIIPRLERLDGVARVGMRGEVKREIHVDIDRAKLESLSIGVDQVVQALEEGNVSKPAGDFEEGHLHRLIRSRSEFQTLDQIRDLVIQRTSGTVIRVKDVAEVVDSHERITQRTRTNGRAGVMVYVFKQAGANTIQVSDDVHKAVADLNLELRKAELIIRLDKSDYIRNSISNMQYSAVLGMGLAMLVLVLFLRSFQSTLIIGISMPLSVLGAFVLIYFWGFTLNMVSFGGLALGIGMLVDNSIVVLESIFRKRDEGLPRKEAAIEGTNEVASAITASTVTTLIVFLPLAFVHGMTGVLLHQLAFVVCGAMICSLFVSLTLTPTLAAYFLSETTTSTEPVSQRSRGRRILHLLAIPSKWLHASTEFVFQFIERIYEKFLNFALKIYPVTASLLLILFAAILGLVPRVGTDFLPKTDDGRIGITGVMAPGIQVDTLDRQTKIMEEVVASAIPETLTSSVFIGDSADDGEDWNEARVILQLVPRDERESSAEEIRKRFMEHLKPIPGMNVNARVYSGLPMARMFNSNGEDNLAILIRGHDRTTANQLADAVMQAMRNVTGIVNVEKQMDKDRPQLMTRIDRAKASHLGITVQTITDTLETTFRGTEATVFREDGDEYNVLVRFNKEDRSRQADLDQVSVTTDTGRLVPLGNLVSFQLGNTPLAIDRLDRQRVIIISASAEGRDLGSVVRNLRDEIANVPVPDGFQVDISGDWEEQQKSFVLLTKGFLLAVLLMYMVMAAQFESLRDPLLILFTLPLAAIGVILVFVFWDTTLNVQSFIGLIVLAGVVVNNAIVLIDYANQLRTRHPELPALEIIRRASTRRFRPIVMTTLTTVLGMLPVAMGTGEGGELQAPMARVVIGGLLSGSVITLIVIPLILRVTMKKGEPTVEAIEPSTMVHEKPKALSAV, encoded by the coding sequence ATGAATCTTCCTCGTCTGGCGGTGCATCGTCCGGTGAGCACGATGATGGCAAGTATCATTGTCGCACTGCTCGGTTGGGTTTCGTTGACAGAACTTTCCGTCGACTTGATGCCTGATCTTGAGTTTCCGACAGTGACTGTCACCACACTTTATCCGGGCGCCGGGCCGGAAGAAGTTGAGACGCTCATCACCAGACCGCTCGAACAGGTTTTGAGTTCGGTAAGCGGGTTTGAGCGTTTGACCAGCCGGAGCCTGGAGGGGAGCAGCAGTGTCCGCGTCCAGTTTAAGTGGGGAGCCGATTTGGATGTTGCCGTCGATGAAATGCGACAGGCGATTGATAAAATTCGACAGGCATTTCCTGATGATGTCGAGATGCCGTACCTGCGTCGCTACGACGCCAACGGTTCGCCAATCATCTATTTAAGTCTGAACAGTGAACTGGAAGTGACAAAGCTGACTCAGTTTGCTGAGAGAGCGATTATTCCACGGTTAGAACGTCTCGATGGCGTGGCTCGTGTTGGCATGCGGGGAGAGGTCAAACGGGAAATTCATGTCGATATCGACCGTGCGAAACTGGAGTCACTCTCAATTGGTGTCGACCAGGTTGTTCAGGCACTTGAAGAAGGAAATGTCAGTAAGCCAGCTGGCGATTTCGAAGAAGGGCATCTGCATCGCCTCATTCGGAGTCGAAGTGAATTTCAAACATTGGATCAGATCCGGGACCTTGTCATTCAACGGACTTCCGGAACGGTGATTCGCGTTAAAGATGTTGCGGAAGTGGTCGACAGTCACGAACGAATTACTCAACGGACACGTACGAACGGACGTGCGGGAGTGATGGTTTACGTGTTCAAACAGGCCGGTGCCAATACGATTCAAGTGAGCGACGACGTTCATAAAGCCGTTGCTGATTTGAATCTCGAACTTCGTAAAGCCGAGCTCATCATCCGGCTCGATAAGTCAGATTATATTCGCAATTCCATCTCGAATATGCAGTATTCAGCCGTGCTGGGAATGGGGCTGGCGATGCTGGTTCTGGTTCTCTTTTTGCGAAGCTTTCAGAGTACTCTGATCATCGGGATTTCCATGCCGCTTTCGGTCTTGGGAGCGTTTGTTCTGATTTACTTCTGGGGTTTTACTCTGAACATGGTCTCCTTTGGCGGTCTCGCTTTGGGGATCGGGATGCTTGTTGATAACTCCATTGTTGTGCTGGAAAGTATCTTTCGAAAACGGGATGAAGGACTCCCTCGCAAGGAAGCTGCGATTGAAGGAACCAATGAAGTTGCCAGTGCGATTACAGCGAGTACCGTCACGACACTCATTGTCTTTCTCCCGTTGGCGTTTGTGCATGGGATGACTGGCGTCCTGCTTCATCAGTTGGCCTTCGTCGTCTGCGGGGCGATGATATGCTCTCTGTTTGTGAGTCTCACACTGACGCCGACTCTTGCTGCTTATTTCCTGTCAGAGACAACCACATCTACAGAACCGGTAAGTCAGAGAAGTCGGGGCCGGAGAATTCTGCATCTGCTTGCAATCCCTTCCAAGTGGTTGCATGCCTCCACGGAATTTGTTTTTCAGTTCATCGAACGCATCTACGAGAAGTTCCTCAATTTTGCTTTGAAGATTTATCCTGTGACAGCCTCGCTGTTGCTGATTCTCTTTGCTGCGATTCTGGGGCTCGTCCCTCGTGTCGGAACGGACTTCCTTCCTAAGACCGATGATGGTCGAATTGGAATTACGGGAGTGATGGCTCCCGGAATTCAAGTCGATACGCTGGATCGACAAACCAAGATCATGGAAGAAGTCGTTGCCTCTGCAATTCCAGAAACCCTCACAAGCTCGGTCTTTATCGGTGATTCAGCTGATGACGGAGAAGATTGGAATGAAGCTCGGGTGATTCTGCAACTTGTCCCCCGGGACGAGCGGGAATCGAGTGCAGAGGAGATCCGTAAGCGGTTTATGGAACACCTGAAGCCAATCCCCGGGATGAATGTGAACGCTCGTGTCTATAGTGGGCTTCCGATGGCCCGGATGTTCAACAGCAACGGAGAAGATAACTTAGCGATACTCATTCGGGGGCATGATCGTACCACCGCGAATCAACTGGCTGATGCCGTGATGCAGGCAATGAGGAACGTGACGGGGATTGTCAATGTTGAAAAACAGATGGACAAAGATCGTCCACAACTTATGACGCGAATTGATCGTGCTAAGGCGAGCCATCTTGGCATCACGGTGCAGACGATTACAGACACGCTCGAAACGACCTTTCGGGGAACTGAAGCGACCGTCTTCCGAGAAGATGGCGACGAATACAACGTCCTCGTTCGATTCAATAAGGAGGACCGCTCCCGGCAAGCAGATCTCGATCAGGTTTCTGTCACAACAGACACAGGACGACTTGTGCCTCTGGGGAATCTTGTCTCGTTTCAGCTTGGGAACACGCCACTGGCAATCGACCGGTTGGACCGTCAACGTGTGATCATCATCTCGGCTTCAGCAGAAGGGCGTGACCTGGGGAGTGTCGTTAGAAACCTTCGCGACGAAATTGCCAATGTTCCAGTCCCGGATGGATTTCAAGTCGATATCAGCGGCGACTGGGAAGAACAACAGAAAAGTTTCGTTCTGCTTACGAAGGGTTTTTTGCTCGCGGTTCTGTTGATGTATATGGTCATGGCTGCTCAGTTTGAATCACTCCGTGATCCACTTTTGATTCTGTTCACACTTCCTCTGGCCGCCATCGGAGTCATTCTGGTCTTCGTCTTCTGGGACACGACCCTCAATGTACAGTCGTTCATCGGACTGATTGTTCTCGCTGGTGTGGTCGTGAATAATGCGATTGTCCTCATCGATTATGCCAACCAGTTACGTACTCGCCACCCGGAGCTTCCGGCATTGGAGATTATTCGCAGAGCCAGTACCCGGCGTTTTCGTCCGATTGTCATGACGACACTCACGACTGTGCTCGGCATGCTCCCTGTTGCCATGGGAACTGGCGAAGGAGGGGAGCTTCAGGCCCCGATGGCCCGTGTGGTGATCGGCGGTTTGCTCTCCGGTTCGGTAATCACTTTAATCGTTATTCCGTTAATCCTGCGTGTCACGATGAAAAAGGGAGAACCAACTGTCGAGGCAATAGAGCCATCGACGATGGTGCACGAGAAACCAAAAGCCCTTTCTGCAGTGTGA
- a CDS encoding 4Fe-4S dicluster domain-containing protein: MTISVEEYFATRKDDRKKETRYLNVINKDSCTSCQSCATVCPVDCIYEVPSSIPGQSYHQIDTSRCIGCQMCYRSPSDSSSVYQLTICPWNAIDMLHNPNVKPAEQSNFLPYWKGSEEDLPWPKIEEYGYQLRLDGEVFLPLGREDLIEIMDWFTKPDWLFSEDGETIAIASVTSGGENKVCYTASEEGHDLLECIFDDWQRIFMD; the protein is encoded by the coding sequence ATGACGATCTCGGTTGAAGAGTATTTCGCAACACGTAAAGACGACCGCAAGAAAGAAACGCGGTATCTGAACGTGATCAACAAGGACTCCTGCACCAGCTGCCAATCCTGCGCGACTGTTTGTCCTGTCGATTGTATCTATGAAGTTCCGAGCTCGATTCCTGGCCAAAGCTACCACCAGATCGATACATCTCGCTGTATTGGTTGCCAGATGTGCTACCGCTCGCCTAGTGATAGTTCCAGTGTTTACCAACTCACGATTTGTCCCTGGAATGCCATCGACATGCTTCACAATCCGAATGTGAAGCCGGCTGAACAGTCGAATTTCTTGCCATATTGGAAGGGATCTGAAGAGGATCTCCCTTGGCCGAAAATTGAAGAGTACGGCTACCAGCTCCGTCTGGATGGCGAAGTCTTCCTCCCGCTGGGGCGCGAAGACCTGATTGAGATCATGGACTGGTTCACAAAACCTGACTGGTTGTTCTCTGAAGATGGTGAGACGATCGCCATCGCATCAGTGACAAGCGGAGGCGAGAATAAAGTCTGCTACACAGCCTCTGAAGAAGGCCACGACCTGTTGGAGTGCATCTTCGACGACTGGCAGCGAATCTTCATGGACTGA